One genomic region from Flagellimonas oceani encodes:
- a CDS encoding 3-deoxy-D-manno-octulosonic acid transferase, protein MPLRFLYNILINIAWFGLKVIALFNAKIKLFVQGRKNTFPLLEEKLNKTDKTIWMHVASLGEFEQGLPILERLRSKYPEHKLVLSFFSPSGYEVKKNTSVADVVVYLPMDSNSKVKHFLNIVNPRLAIFVKYEVWPNYLYHLKKRNVPTILVSAIFSGRQIYFKSFGGFMRRSLKKFDHYFVQDEKSKKLLESIGIKNSSVGGDTRLDRVSEILQRNNQLDFMDRFKNNQLCLVAGSTWPEDEKILIDHINNTTEKIKFVIAPHEIKASHIDKITLALKKTTVRYSELGDQNLKEIDILIIDTIGLLTKIYSYANIAYVGGGFATGLHNTMEPAVFGIPIIIGPQFGGFKEAEDLVNAGGIIPVSSQDSFDNLMGDLLNNPISIKKIGDINADYINSNKGASELIMKHISNIL, encoded by the coding sequence ATGCCCTTGCGTTTTCTTTACAACATATTGATCAACATCGCTTGGTTTGGCCTTAAGGTGATCGCCCTCTTCAATGCCAAGATCAAACTGTTCGTACAAGGCAGAAAGAACACTTTCCCCTTGTTGGAAGAAAAATTGAACAAAACGGACAAAACCATCTGGATGCACGTAGCCTCTCTTGGCGAATTTGAACAAGGACTGCCCATTTTGGAACGATTGCGCTCCAAGTATCCCGAACACAAACTGGTACTCAGCTTTTTTTCGCCCTCGGGCTATGAGGTCAAAAAAAATACCTCGGTGGCCGATGTGGTGGTTTACCTGCCCATGGACAGCAATTCCAAAGTGAAGCACTTTTTAAACATTGTAAATCCCCGATTGGCCATTTTTGTCAAGTACGAAGTTTGGCCCAACTACCTGTACCATCTCAAAAAAAGAAATGTTCCCACCATTTTGGTATCGGCCATTTTTTCCGGAAGACAGATCTATTTCAAATCTTTTGGCGGGTTCATGCGCAGAAGTTTGAAGAAATTCGACCATTATTTTGTTCAGGACGAGAAATCGAAAAAGCTGCTGGAATCCATCGGAATAAAAAATTCCAGTGTGGGCGGAGACACCCGGTTAGATCGTGTTTCCGAGATTTTGCAGCGGAACAACCAATTGGACTTCATGGACCGTTTCAAGAACAATCAACTGTGTTTGGTGGCCGGCAGCACATGGCCAGAGGATGAAAAAATCTTGATCGACCACATCAACAACACTACTGAAAAGATAAAGTTCGTGATCGCCCCACACGAAATTAAGGCATCCCATATCGATAAAATCACTTTGGCGCTCAAAAAAACCACAGTGCGCTATTCCGAATTGGGCGACCAAAACCTCAAGGAAATCGATATTCTTATTATCGACACCATTGGATTGTTGACCAAAATTTATAGCTATGCCAACATTGCATACGTCGGGGGTGGCTTTGCCACGGGACTGCACAACACCATGGAACCAGCGGTATTTGGCATCCCGATAATCATTGGACCACAATTTGGAGGTTTCAAGGAAGCGGAGGACTTGGTCAACGCAGGAGGAATTATTCCGGTTTCCAGTCAGGATAGCTTTGATAATTTGATGGGAGACCTGTTGAACAATCCTATTTCCATTAAAAAAATCGGGGATATCAACGCCGATTACATCAACTCCAATAAAGGTGCTTCCGAATTGATCATGAAGCATATCTCCAACATTTTATAA
- a CDS encoding ATP-dependent 6-phosphofructokinase: protein MSDINKFDIESLGASKYKSPLQLSTVKGDRIFNFVSESDRLVFDLSMEYYNQCLNGGESPVCMEKAGPRQDIFFDSKNATAAIVTCGGLCPGINNVIRGLVMALHYFYGVKKIIGIPYGYEGLNPDKGHELVELTPDKVKDIHQFGGTFLGSSRGGQDVSVMVDTLENHKVDMLFAIGGDGTLKGVNAIGGEISKRNGKISVVGIPKTIDNDIDLIDESFGFQTAFDVASPILRDAHNEATGAYNGISIIKLMGRDSGFIAASAALAMPVVNFVLIPEMDFALDGKDGFLKVLENRLHQKKHAVIVVAEGAGQQLFKEKEIVTDASGNVQHEDIGVYLKEKISEYFKGKSPVTIKYIDPSYIVRCAPANSSDSVYCSRLAYHAVHGAMAGKTKFVASRVNNRYVYIPIDQVTKKRKKIDLEGEFWFSVLQSTGQPFFLG from the coding sequence GTGAGCGACATAAATAAATTTGATATAGAAAGTTTAGGGGCGTCCAAGTATAAGTCGCCCCTTCAACTTAGTACCGTAAAGGGAGATCGCATTTTCAATTTTGTAAGCGAGTCCGACCGATTGGTGTTCGACCTTTCCATGGAGTATTACAATCAATGTTTGAATGGCGGGGAGTCTCCTGTTTGCATGGAGAAGGCAGGGCCAAGACAGGACATTTTTTTTGATAGCAAGAATGCCACTGCAGCAATAGTCACTTGTGGAGGATTGTGTCCCGGCATCAACAACGTCATAAGAGGTTTGGTCATGGCGCTGCATTATTTTTATGGGGTCAAGAAAATCATAGGAATACCTTATGGCTATGAAGGGCTCAATCCTGATAAAGGACATGAGTTGGTGGAGTTGACTCCCGATAAGGTCAAGGATATCCATCAATTTGGGGGGACATTTTTAGGCTCCTCACGTGGCGGGCAGGATGTTTCGGTAATGGTGGATACGCTCGAAAACCATAAGGTGGACATGCTTTTTGCCATTGGTGGGGATGGAACCCTGAAAGGAGTGAATGCCATTGGGGGAGAGATTTCCAAAAGAAACGGGAAAATCAGCGTGGTAGGAATTCCAAAAACGATTGATAACGATATTGACTTGATTGATGAGTCCTTTGGGTTTCAAACCGCTTTTGATGTGGCCAGTCCCATTTTAAGGGATGCCCATAACGAAGCCACTGGGGCTTACAACGGTATTTCCATCATCAAATTGATGGGAAGGGACAGTGGTTTCATTGCCGCATCGGCCGCTTTGGCCATGCCGGTGGTCAACTTTGTGCTGATCCCCGAAATGGATTTTGCCCTCGATGGTAAGGATGGTTTCTTAAAGGTGCTGGAAAATCGGCTCCATCAAAAAAAACATGCCGTGATCGTGGTGGCGGAAGGCGCGGGTCAGCAGCTGTTCAAGGAAAAGGAGATCGTTACCGATGCATCAGGTAATGTACAGCACGAGGATATCGGGGTTTACCTTAAGGAAAAAATATCGGAATACTTTAAAGGAAAGAGTCCGGTCACCATTAAATATATCGACCCAAGTTACATTGTGCGCTGTGCTCCCGCCAATTCCAGCGATAGCGTGTATTGTAGCCGATTGGCCTACCATGCGGTGCACGGAGCCATGGCCGGAAAGACCAAATTTGTTGCCAGTAGGGTGAACAATAGGTATGTGTACATCCCCATAGACCAGGTGACCAAAAAACGTAAGAAAATTGATTTGGAGGGCGAATTCTGGTTTTCTGTGCTTCAGAGTACCGGCCAACCCTTTTTCTTGGGATAG
- a CDS encoding acyltransferase family protein, whose translation MSKLKNRYLSLDVFRGLDVALMIIVNSPGNGSTTFSPLLHAEWHGFTLTDLVFPTFLFVVGNAMSFSMKKYETMGNPAFFKKVLKRTAIIFLLGFLMYWYPFFDDGQLKPFSETRVFGVLQRIALCYMFASILIHFLKTKTIIWLSAAFLAGYHLILIGFGDLTLTGNAVLKLDEWLIGPNHMYHGEGIAFDPEGLLSTLPAIVNVIIGYLAGRFIQNNGQNFETVAKLMMFGFALVFAGLAWDLILPINKKLWTSSFVLLTCGIDLFAIAILIYILDMKKAKGWSYFFEVFGKNTLFIYLLSELFIITLFAIDMNGESLYRWIADNIFISWSGGHMGSLLFALWVMLTCWAVGYFMDKKGIYVKV comes from the coding sequence ATGTCCAAACTTAAAAACAGGTATCTCTCCCTTGATGTTTTCAGGGGGCTGGATGTTGCCTTAATGATCATTGTAAATTCGCCCGGTAACGGTTCCACCACTTTTTCGCCTTTATTGCACGCTGAATGGCACGGTTTTACTCTGACCGACCTTGTTTTTCCCACTTTTTTGTTTGTTGTGGGAAATGCCATGAGCTTTAGCATGAAGAAATACGAAACTATGGGCAATCCCGCATTCTTCAAAAAAGTTTTGAAGCGTACGGCCATTATTTTTCTGTTGGGCTTTTTAATGTACTGGTATCCGTTTTTTGATGACGGACAGCTGAAACCTTTTTCAGAAACACGGGTATTCGGGGTTTTACAGCGGATTGCGCTTTGTTACATGTTCGCCTCCATCCTTATCCACTTTTTGAAAACCAAGACCATCATCTGGCTCAGCGCGGCTTTTTTAGCCGGCTACCACCTTATTTTAATTGGCTTTGGCGACCTTACCTTAACCGGCAATGCCGTACTAAAGCTCGATGAATGGCTCATCGGACCCAACCATATGTACCACGGAGAGGGTATTGCTTTTGACCCTGAAGGATTGTTGAGCACCCTTCCAGCCATTGTAAATGTGATCATTGGTTATTTGGCAGGTAGATTTATCCAAAATAACGGTCAGAATTTTGAAACAGTGGCCAAATTGATGATGTTCGGGTTTGCCCTTGTATTCGCAGGATTGGCTTGGGACCTTATTTTGCCCATCAACAAAAAACTTTGGACGAGCTCTTTTGTATTGCTCACCTGCGGCATCGACCTCTTTGCAATTGCCATCCTTATTTACATTTTGGACATGAAAAAAGCGAAGGGCTGGAGTTACTTTTTTGAGGTTTTTGGCAAGAACACCCTGTTCATTTATTTGTTATCCGAACTTTTTATCATCACACTTTTCGCCATCGATATGAACGGGGAATCGCTCTATAGATGGATTGCCGACAACATATTTATATCGTGGTCTGGCGGACACATGGGTTCGTTGTTATTTGCGCTCTGGGTAATGTTAACCTGTTGGGCAGTGGGCTACTTTATGGACAAAAAAGGGATTTATGTAAAAGTCTGA
- a CDS encoding DegT/DnrJ/EryC1/StrS family aminotransferase, giving the protein MKKIQMVDLKGQYEGIKTEVNESIAEILDSSAFINGPHVQAFQNELQEYLGVKHVIPCANGTDALQICMMGLGLKPGDEVITADFTFAATVEVIGLLQLTPVLVDVEPDTFNIDVKAIENAITPKTKAIVPVHLFGQCANMDEIMDFAQKHDLYVVEDNAQAIGGSYFSKDGSKQKAGTIGHVGATSFFPSKNLGCYGDGGAIFTNDDDLAHIIRGIVNHGMYKRYYHDVVGVNSRLDSIQAAVLRAKLPKLDFYNQKRWEAASKYSKAFKGQEHIVVPKISCGCDTDKSLCDCHVFHQYTLRITNGKRDELVQHLNDNDVPCGVYYPVPLHKQKAYVDDRYNEDDFPVTNQLVNEVISLPMHTELDDEQIEYITSLVIDFVNK; this is encoded by the coding sequence ATGAAAAAAATTCAGATGGTTGACCTAAAAGGTCAATATGAAGGTATAAAAACCGAGGTCAACGAGTCTATTGCGGAAATCTTGGATTCCTCTGCGTTTATAAACGGACCTCATGTACAGGCTTTTCAAAATGAGCTACAGGAATATTTGGGCGTAAAACACGTGATTCCCTGTGCCAATGGGACGGATGCGCTTCAAATATGCATGATGGGCCTTGGATTAAAACCGGGCGATGAGGTGATCACGGCCGATTTTACCTTTGCGGCTACGGTTGAAGTTATCGGTCTGCTGCAATTAACGCCTGTTTTGGTGGATGTGGAGCCCGACACCTTCAACATTGATGTGAAGGCCATTGAAAATGCGATAACGCCAAAAACAAAGGCAATCGTTCCCGTTCACCTATTTGGGCAATGTGCCAATATGGACGAGATCATGGACTTTGCCCAAAAACATGATCTATATGTTGTCGAGGACAATGCCCAGGCCATAGGTGGTTCTTATTTTTCCAAGGATGGTTCCAAACAAAAAGCAGGAACCATTGGTCATGTTGGGGCAACCTCATTTTTTCCTTCCAAGAATTTAGGGTGTTATGGCGATGGCGGGGCCATTTTTACCAACGACGATGATTTGGCGCACATTATCCGGGGTATTGTAAACCATGGGATGTACAAAAGGTATTACCACGATGTGGTCGGGGTCAACTCACGTTTGGACTCTATACAAGCCGCTGTATTGCGGGCAAAATTGCCCAAATTGGATTTTTATAACCAAAAACGATGGGAAGCAGCATCAAAATACTCCAAGGCATTTAAAGGTCAGGAGCATATTGTGGTTCCAAAAATATCTTGTGGTTGTGACACTGATAAAAGTCTGTGTGATTGCCATGTGTTCCATCAATATACCTTGCGGATTACAAACGGAAAACGGGACGAACTTGTGCAACATTTAAATGATAATGACGTTCCTTGTGGTGTTTATTATCCAGTTCCGTTGCACAAACAGAAAGCTTATGTGGATGACCGGTACAATGAAGATGATTTTCCTGTGACCAATCAATTGGTGAACGAAGTGATTTCACTTCCGATGCATACCGAGCTGGATGATGAACAAATTGAATATATAACCAGTTTGGTAATCGACTTCGTAAACAAATAA
- the pckA gene encoding phosphoenolpyruvate carboxykinase (ATP), with the protein MSTTKDLSKYGLKNVRAQWNLDAETLQKLTLEKGMGVETENGTLCINTGKFTGRSPKDRFLVKDDYTKDKVWWGRINKPVSPENFDKLYDEVTDYLDGKEVFVRDAYVCADPKYRMNVRTITEYPWSNYFIKNMFLRLGESELENFEEEWLVLCAPGYEAKNPSEYGILSGNFSILNFTKKIALVAGSAYTGEMKKGIFSALNLILPTEKEVLPMHCSANVGEDGDTAIFFGLSGTGKTTLSADPDRKLIGDDEHGWTKEDTIFNFEGGCYAKVIDLTEEKEPDIYRAIRPGALLENVVFKEGTKEVDYFDSTITQNTRVSYPIYHIDNIQEPSYASNPTNIFFLTCDAFGVLPPVSKLTPGQAAYHFISGYTAKVAGTEAGITEPVPSFSACFGEPFMPLHPTVYAEMLSEKMKASGVNVWLINTGWSGGPYGVGSRIKLKYTRAMISAILEGKLDEVDFEIHPIFGLHMPKYCPGVPTEILDPMNTWLQKGAYVSKAIQLAHSFHINFDKFASQASDEIMNGGPLIDSHHSLAEHL; encoded by the coding sequence ATGAGCACAACCAAAGACCTAAGCAAGTATGGATTGAAAAATGTCCGAGCACAATGGAACCTTGATGCCGAAACTTTACAAAAACTAACCTTGGAGAAAGGTATGGGAGTCGAGACCGAAAACGGCACCCTGTGCATCAATACGGGAAAATTTACAGGAAGGTCGCCAAAAGACCGTTTTTTGGTGAAAGATGATTACACCAAGGACAAAGTTTGGTGGGGCAGGATAAATAAACCTGTATCACCTGAAAACTTCGATAAATTGTATGATGAGGTAACCGATTATCTGGATGGCAAAGAAGTTTTTGTAAGGGATGCCTATGTGTGCGCGGATCCAAAATATAGAATGAACGTGAGGACCATCACCGAGTATCCTTGGTCCAATTATTTTATCAAAAATATGTTCCTGCGATTGGGCGAGAGCGAACTTGAAAACTTTGAGGAAGAATGGCTGGTGCTGTGCGCACCGGGATATGAGGCAAAAAATCCATCAGAATATGGTATTTTGAGCGGCAACTTTTCCATACTCAATTTTACCAAAAAGATTGCTCTGGTAGCTGGTTCTGCTTATACCGGCGAAATGAAAAAAGGTATTTTTTCCGCATTGAACCTTATCCTTCCTACTGAAAAAGAGGTGTTGCCCATGCACTGTTCCGCCAATGTGGGTGAAGATGGTGATACCGCCATTTTCTTTGGATTGTCCGGTACGGGGAAAACCACTTTGTCCGCCGACCCCGATCGTAAACTTATCGGGGACGATGAGCATGGCTGGACCAAAGAGGACACCATCTTTAATTTTGAAGGCGGGTGCTATGCCAAGGTGATCGACCTTACCGAAGAAAAGGAACCCGATATTTATAGAGCCATCCGACCTGGTGCCTTGTTGGAAAACGTGGTGTTCAAAGAAGGTACAAAGGAAGTGGATTATTTTGATAGCACCATCACTCAGAACACAAGGGTGAGCTATCCTATTTATCACATCGATAATATTCAGGAACCTTCGTATGCATCCAATCCTACAAACATCTTTTTCTTAACTTGTGATGCCTTTGGTGTGTTGCCCCCGGTTTCCAAACTGACCCCTGGTCAAGCGGCATACCATTTTATTTCGGGCTATACGGCCAAGGTGGCTGGGACAGAGGCCGGTATCACCGAGCCGGTTCCATCGTTCTCGGCATGTTTTGGAGAACCGTTTATGCCGTTGCACCCAACCGTTTATGCGGAAATGTTGAGCGAAAAGATGAAGGCATCCGGCGTGAATGTGTGGTTGATCAACACGGGATGGAGCGGAGGCCCTTACGGAGTTGGGTCAAGAATCAAGCTTAAGTATACAAGAGCCATGATTTCCGCTATTCTCGAAGGTAAATTGGACGAAGTGGATTTTGAAATACACCCCATTTTCGGACTGCACATGCCCAAATATTGTCCAGGGGTGCCTACGGAAATCTTGGACCCCATGAACACTTGGTTGCAAAAAGGAGCGTATGTGAGCAAAGCCATTCAATTGGCACATTCGTTTCACATCAACTTTGATAAATTTGCAAGTCAGGCATCGGATGAGATTATGAACGGTGGACCGCTCATCGATTCGCACCATAGCTTGGCAGAACATTTATAA
- a CDS encoding HPF/RaiA family ribosome-associated protein encodes MEVHVQYQKMMTSESLTQLLMKKLEGLETKYSWLIKANVLFKTENDKAGEGKICEIELSAPGPRIFAKSSTDDFEKSMSKTIEDLRRQLEKRQATFATH; translated from the coding sequence ATGGAAGTACATGTTCAATATCAAAAGATGATGACCAGTGAATCATTGACCCAATTACTAATGAAAAAACTGGAAGGTTTGGAAACCAAATACAGTTGGTTGATCAAGGCCAACGTACTCTTTAAGACAGAGAACGATAAAGCTGGAGAGGGGAAGATCTGTGAAATAGAACTTAGCGCTCCCGGACCGAGAATTTTTGCCAAGTCCAGTACCGATGATTTTGAAAAATCGATGTCCAAGACCATTGAGGATTTGAGACGGCAGTTGGAAAAAAGACAGGCAACGTTTGCCACACATTAA
- a CDS encoding sugar porter family MFS transporter, producing MDKRIFRISLTAALAGFLFGFDTVVISGANQPIKEIWDTNWFLGDSIFTFHGIFIMSMALWGTVLGSLFGGIPTDRLGRKKTLFWIGVLYFASALGSAFAPEPYSFSLFRFIGGIGVGASSVAAPVYISEISTAQTRGRLTAMYQFNIVFGILIAFISNYLIGIIFDESIAWRWMLGIEGLPALIYTIMVFKIPNSPRWLLMKDRADAVVMESITLLGIARDKAHLHLEQIKIAIVETKEKNSDGLFSGKYNKPLVLAFLIAFFNQLSGINFVLYYAPEILERAGLASGESLFSSISIGVINLIFTFVGISLIDKLGRKQLMYIGSIGYIVSLAMVGWCFYSGAGSVLLLTFILIFIASHAVGQGAVIWVFISEIFPNKVRSYGQSWGTGTHWVFAALITLLTPTFLDAEIGIFKDNPWPIFIFFAVMMVLQLLWVIFMMPETKGITLEELGKLLSKKKRDTE from the coding sequence ATGGACAAGCGTATTTTTAGAATTTCATTGACAGCGGCCCTAGCGGGCTTTTTGTTTGGGTTTGACACGGTAGTTATTTCAGGTGCCAACCAGCCCATAAAAGAAATATGGGACACCAATTGGTTTTTGGGCGATTCCATTTTTACGTTCCATGGCATTTTTATTATGTCCATGGCACTTTGGGGAACCGTTTTGGGTTCGCTTTTTGGAGGAATTCCCACGGACCGGTTGGGCAGAAAAAAAACCTTGTTCTGGATAGGCGTGCTTTATTTTGCATCGGCCCTTGGTTCTGCATTCGCTCCGGAACCTTACAGCTTCTCGCTATTTAGGTTTATCGGCGGTATTGGTGTCGGGGCATCATCCGTGGCCGCTCCGGTGTACATTTCGGAAATCTCCACGGCACAGACAAGGGGAAGACTCACGGCCATGTACCAATTCAATATCGTTTTTGGAATTTTGATTGCGTTCATCTCCAATTACCTCATCGGGATAATTTTTGATGAAAGCATAGCTTGGCGTTGGATGTTGGGCATCGAGGGCCTTCCCGCGCTCATTTACACCATCATGGTATTTAAAATTCCGAACAGCCCCAGATGGCTCTTGATGAAAGATAGAGCGGATGCCGTGGTCATGGAGTCCATAACCCTTTTGGGCATAGCCAGGGACAAAGCCCACCTTCATCTGGAACAAATTAAAATTGCCATAGTCGAGACCAAGGAAAAGAATAGTGACGGCCTGTTCTCCGGAAAGTACAATAAACCTTTGGTACTGGCTTTTTTGATCGCCTTCTTCAATCAATTATCAGGGATAAATTTTGTACTATACTACGCCCCCGAAATATTGGAGCGGGCAGGCCTTGCTTCCGGCGAATCGCTCTTTAGTTCCATATCCATCGGGGTAATTAATTTGATCTTCACCTTTGTCGGCATATCCCTTATTGATAAACTTGGCAGAAAACAGCTCATGTACATTGGTTCCATCGGATACATTGTGAGTTTGGCCATGGTAGGATGGTGTTTCTATTCGGGAGCCGGCTCTGTACTGTTGCTCACCTTTATTTTGATATTTATTGCGTCCCATGCGGTGGGACAAGGAGCCGTAATCTGGGTTTTTATATCAGAGATATTTCCCAACAAAGTCCGCTCTTACGGACAGTCTTGGGGTACGGGAACCCACTGGGTGTTCGCGGCCCTGATCACTTTGCTCACCCCTACTTTTTTGGATGCTGAAATCGGTATATTCAAGGACAATCCTTGGCCTATCTTCATCTTTTTTGCGGTGATGATGGTTTTACAATTGCTATGGGTCATTTTTATGATGCCGGAAACCAAAGGAATCACCTTGGAAGAACTTGGGAAACTGCTCAGCAAAAAGAAAAGGGACACCGAATAA
- the galE gene encoding UDP-glucose 4-epimerase GalE — translation MKILVTGGLGFIGSHTVVELQNEGFEVVIVDNLSNSSINVLNGIEAITGKKPIFEEFDLRDKPKVQDFFQKHSDVAGVIHFAASKAVGESVEEPLLYYENNLGVLVYILQELKKKGGASFIFSSSCTVYGQADEMPITESAPVKPAESPYGNTKQVGEEIIRDTCKVNPDLKAIALRYFNPIGAHPSGKIGELPIGVPQNLVPFITQTGIGLREQLSVFGDDYPTEDGTCIRDYIHVVDLAKAHVAALQRLLGDKNETNYEVFNLGTGTGSSVLEVIQSFERVSGEKLNYKIVDRRPGDVIQAYADTKRANDVLGWKAESTLDDAMKSAWAWEKIVRS, via the coding sequence ATGAAAATACTCGTAACAGGCGGTTTGGGCTTTATTGGTTCCCACACCGTTGTGGAATTGCAAAATGAAGGGTTTGAGGTGGTCATCGTGGATAACCTTTCCAATTCATCCATCAATGTTTTGAATGGTATTGAGGCCATCACAGGAAAGAAGCCCATTTTTGAAGAATTCGACCTGCGTGACAAACCCAAGGTCCAAGACTTTTTTCAGAAGCACAGCGATGTTGCAGGTGTAATCCACTTTGCGGCATCAAAAGCAGTGGGTGAGAGTGTGGAAGAACCATTGTTGTACTACGAGAACAATCTTGGCGTATTGGTCTATATTCTTCAGGAGTTGAAGAAAAAAGGAGGGGCGAGCTTCATTTTCAGCAGTTCCTGTACCGTTTATGGCCAAGCGGACGAAATGCCGATAACTGAGTCAGCGCCTGTTAAACCTGCTGAATCTCCCTATGGAAATACCAAGCAAGTTGGGGAGGAAATTATTAGGGATACCTGCAAGGTAAACCCAGACCTTAAAGCCATTGCATTGCGATATTTCAACCCGATTGGGGCACATCCATCGGGTAAAATAGGGGAATTGCCCATTGGCGTACCTCAAAATTTAGTGCCCTTTATCACCCAAACAGGTATTGGGCTTCGCGAGCAACTATCCGTTTTCGGGGACGATTACCCTACGGAGGATGGCACCTGTATCAGGGATTACATTCATGTAGTGGATTTGGCCAAGGCACACGTTGCCGCTTTGCAACGTCTCTTGGGAGATAAAAATGAAACCAACTACGAAGTCTTCAATTTGGGAACAGGAACGGGAAGTTCCGTCCTGGAGGTCATCCAAAGTTTTGAACGTGTTTCCGGTGAAAAGCTCAATTACAAAATTGTGGACAGAAGACCGGGAGATGTGATCCAAGCCTATGCAGATACAAAAAGAGCGAATGACGTTCTTGGATGGAAGGCAGAATCAACCCTTGATGATGCCATGAAATCCGCTTGGGCGTGGGAAAAAATTGTAAGAAGTTAG